GCTGCTCGACTGCGCGAAGCTCAAGCACTGGAACCCCGACAAGGACCAGGAAGACCTCTTCGCGCACCGCTTCGATTACATCGACTGGATCGAGCTCAAGCGCGAGAAACCGGAAACAATCGGCTTCCTCGAGCCGGAGTGGAATAACTTCGACACGCTCACCGCCCAGACCAAGATCCTGCACACCACCAAGCGCCGCACCCAGCCATGGAAGACGGGACTGCCGGTCGACTTTACGCTCCGAGAGCGCGGACCGCTCGATTTCCTGCGGCGATTGAAACGGCGCCGTTACGAAAAGCACCCGGACCCGAACCAGGAGGCACTGGTCTATTCGATCCTCGCGGACCTGGTGGACAAGGGTAGCCTGTCAAAACACGAGCTCGTCGAGGAAATGGCTGCGAACCATATACGCCACGATAGCCTCGAGCTGATCGAACGTTACCGCGGCTGGAACGGCCTCGCCGCCGTCGCCTAGAGGGTTTCGACCGTAGCTAGCAGCTCCTCGTAGCGGTCCTTGCGGGCGCCCTTCGTCGACCAGATCAGGCTCTCTGGCCGGAAGTCGTAGTCGCTCCATTCAAGGGCAAGGTCGTGGATCGCCGGTCCCCAGTTATTCTGCCGGCACCATTCGAGGGCATAGTGAATGCCAATCTGGTCGACATGGTAATGGCCACCTTCGGCCAGCGCGAGGCCGATCCCGTCGCTCAGCCGCGTGAAGAACTCCGCGGTCATGTCGCCGACGATCCCAAGATAGATCGCCGATGCCAGTATCTTGCGGTAGAGCGGCGCATTCTCCGGTTGGAGGATGAAGCCTGCTTCAACGTCTCCTAATCCCGCAAAACCTGCCGAGAGATGGTTGGCGACGAGGCCGTCGGCGTCGATCATCAGGATCGGCGCGGCAATGTCCTTTCGCATCCGGCTGGCGACCGCGAAGCGACCAGCCGCATAAAAGAAGCTCTTGGGCGCGGGGTGAGGATTGCGATCAAGACCCTCGATACTCACGGTGAGATGGCCCTCGCAGCGCGTCTTGAGCGCATCGATCGCCCTGCGGCATTCTTCCGAAGGGTCGTAGACGTGCAGATGAACCCTGCTTTCCGGGCTTTGTGCGGCGCTCGAGAGAGCGAGATGCTGACCAAAGCGGTAAAAATAGCCTTCGTCGCAAGCTGCCAGGACGACAGGGCTCGGATCGATGGCGTCAGGCCAACCGCCTTCCAACTTCAACTGCTGGTCGAGAGCCAATGGGTTCTCGGCTTCGAAAGCCAGCAAGACGGCCCGCCGGACGCGGGTCTGCTGCCACCACCAGACGGCATTATCGTGGCGGTTGCGAAGCGTCCGCATGAGCAGGCTGGACTTGTCGATCACGTGCGTTCCAATTCGATAAGCTCGCGAACGGCATTGGCGGCCTCTAAGACAGCCCCATCATCCCAATTGCCGGCACGCGGCTCGTCGACGGTGCCGACAAGCTTTTGCGACCGAAGATAGTTCCAGATGTGCCGAAGATCGCGGTTGCGATGGCGTCGCTCTCCCGGCGTGGCGCCGAGCCGCCTTTTGCCCTTGTCGGTAAGCATGATCGGGATCATGCCGACGGGCTTTCCGGTCTGGATGGCTTCAGAAAGCATCGAGATGCTGTCGGCCGTGACGAAGATCTCGTCTGCGTCATGCATGAGCGAGGCGAAGCGGATTGCCGGGTCCTCGATGAGCCGGTGCGGAGAGGACAGGCGTTCGCGAACGACATCGAGCACGTCCGGCGGAGTCCGCCGGCTACCGATCGCGATCACACACCCGCCGTGCCGCCTTGCACGCTCGAGCAATGCATCCACCGCATCGGCCGTGGCGGCCTTGTCGAGTGACCAATATTTGGTCGGCCCGCCCAGCGCGAGAAGGAGGTGCGGTCGAGGAAGAGCGTTGAAAAGGTCAGACTCCGCGGCATTGGGCTCGTGCGGACGGCCGAGCCGGCTCATCGGCATCGGTAAGAGGAGCACATTGTCATGCCGCGGAACCGGGTATTGGCGCGTCGTAATGACCAGGTCGAAGGCCCGGGGGTCGACGCGCGGATGCCCGATCAGGGCCAGCTTCGAGCCGTGATGCTTCTTGAGCCACCGTGCGGTGGCGACACTTCGCCGGCCGATGGCGATTACGAGGTCCGGCCAGGGCGGGGTCAACTGGCGCCTTGCTTCCGGGGTCAGCGAGAGAAGAGATGTGCCGAGGAAGCGCGGCGGAACAGCGCGAGCCAGGTTGTAGGAAAGCTTCTTGACCTCGAACGGCGCGCCAACCAGCTCGGCCAGGGCTAGCAGCTGGTTATTGTCGCCGGTCTTGTCGCCGGTGAGCGCCCAGATGACCTTATCGGTCATGCCTTTGCCCGAATTCGCTTGAGTTCGCGCCGCAGAGCCATCGCCATCGCCAGCATCATGGCGATCCTGCCAGCCAGGAAGGCGGCGCCGGCGCCCACGAGCCCGTAACGCTCGGCCAGCGGAAAGATCAGGGCGACGTAGGTGAAGGCGCCCGTCATGTTGGCGTAAAGGGGAGCGTTCACCTTGCCGACGGCGTGGAGCATAGCCGGGATCGGGAAGGTGACAGTCATCAGGAGCGGCACACCGAGCAGAACGACCATCACCGGATAAGCGCCGACGAACTCCTGTCCAAAAGCAACGCGGAGCAGCCATTCGCCGCCGAACAGGATGATCAGAAGAACGGCAGTTCCAGCCAGCGCAGATAGGGTCATCGTGCGCGCCATGAGCTGCCACGGCGCCTTCTCGCGGTGATCGAGACGCATGACTTCCGGATAAAAAGCCTTGTTGAGGAAGTCGGTCGGCTTCTGGGCAGCGTCGGCGATCGTCGAGGCGACGCGGTAGAGGCCTGCTGCCGCAGGAGAAAGCACGGCACCTACGAGCAGGCGGGCGAGGGGTCCCCAGGCGGTGTTGAGAGAGCTGTTGAGATTGATGCTGACTGCGAACTGCCAGCCACGGTCCATCTCGGAAGCGTCGAGGGACGGTCGGATGCCTTTAAGCTTGTCGTGCCGCTTGAGCTCCCGCCATGCCATCGTCCAGGTCGCGAGATCGCCAAGCAGGTCGCTGACGAACCATATGGCGAGGAATGCGAGGAAGGGCCACTCCTGCCACCAGCCGATAACCGCGAGCATGGCGCGAAGGTTCGGTGTCACCGTTCCCTGCCAACCCAAGAGGTCGAAGCGATCGAACACGCGAAGCACGCCGCTCGCGGCCCCCGCGCCCATCAGCGGGAGGAGGAGGCAGTAAGCGACGGCAGCGGGGATGATGTCCGCGGGAATGCCGAACACGCCCGCCACGAACGGCAGGAGAAGCATCGCCCCGGCCATGGTCAGGATACCGCTGGCGAGATCCAGGCCGACCGCGAAGCCGACCGCCCGCTTGAACAGCGGGATATTGCCTTCCCGCAGGGCCGGGCCACCGTAGCGGACAACGACCTGCCAGCTGTTGAACTTCGTAAGACCGCTGGCCGCCTGCGCGTAGCTGTGAACGAGGATCAGTATGCCGAAAGCGGCGACGCCCAGCGACCGCCCGGCAAAAGCCAGGGTGATGAGACCGCCGACGCCCGCTACGACTTTTGAAACAGCGAGGTAGGAGGTGTTCTTAAGGAGGGATCGGAGGTGCCGATCCTGGAACCAGTCTCTCATCGGCTCATGGGGCGAGGGGTGGCAGGAGGGCGGGGCTTAGCCCATGAGCGCCGTCATTGCGAGCGTAGCGAAGCAATCCGCAAAGATTGCTTCGCCAACGCTTCCTCCTCACCTGACCTCAGGCCGGTTCCGACACCTTCTGCACGACCTTGTCGGCAAGCGTGCCGTTCAATTCGGCCAGGTGGTCGTAGTTCGCTTCGTAGGTCGCAAGACCCTGGCTAAGCGAGCGGAACTCGGCCTCCAGTCCATTGAGCTCGGCTTCCGGGATGAGTGCATCGACTCGGTCCCATCCTGGCCAACCGTCCCGGGGTCCCATCCCCAGCATCTGGCCGCGTCGCGAGGCGACGGTGGAACTGACCTTCGAGCTCGAGTTCGAGGGAGAGACCACGCTGATCTTGTGGACCGGCTCGAGAAGGTGCGGTGTTGCGGCCGCCAGCGCCTCGCTCATGGCGATGCGGCCAGCGGTGCGAAAGGCCAGCTCGCTGCTGTCGACGCTATGATAGCTGCCATCAACGAGTGTGACTGCGACGTCCACCACTGGGAAGCCGAGCGGGCCCTTCGCCATGGCGTCCTTCACGCCTTGCTCGACCGCCGGGATATACTGGCGCGGGATTGCGCCCCCGTGGATCTTTTCCTCGAACTTGAAGCCCTCGCCGCGGCCGAGGGGCCGGATTTCGATGATGACGTCACCGAACTGCCCATGGCCGCCGGACTGTTTCTTGTGACGGCCATGTTGGCGGACCGGTTTGCGGATCGATTCCCGGTAGCCGATGGTCGGGGCCCGGCTCGATACCGCTACGCCATAGCGCCGCTTCAGCTTCGCGATGACCATGTTCAGGTGCTCGTCGTTAACGCCGCGAAGGCGAAGCTCGTGACTGGCTTCGTCGTGCTCGACAGTCAGCGCCTCGTCTTCCTCGGTCAGGCGGGCAAGCGCTCCGGCGAGACGGACGTCGTCCTTGCGGTCGGAAGGCTCAATCGCCAGCGAGGCGTTGCGCGCGACAGGCGGCAAATCGATCATTGGCGGACACCCGCCGGTGCACAACCATTGCCCAGCTTTGACGTCATCCACCTTGGCAATGGCGACGATGTCGCCATTGCGCGCTTCGCCAACCTTTGTTGTCTTCTCGCCCTGGACTGAAAACAAGGCGCCCAGGCGGGCCGAGTCCGAGCCGTTGGCCTTTACGTCTGCGCCTTCGCGAATGGATCCACCGAGCGTCCGCGCCAGTGCGAGTCTGCCGACCGAGCCGCCGTGGCTGACCTTGAAAACGTAAGCAGAGGGCGCCGTGACAGACAGGCGCTCCGCTGTTTGCGCAGGGGTTGGCGTTTCGTGACGGAGTGCTTTCAGCAAGCGGCGAACGCCCCAGCTCGAGGCGGCCGACCCAAAGAGTACCGGAACACCGAGGTTTTCGCTGGTCTCGCGCGCGAGGTCGGCGACGATGGTCGATTGCGCGGGCACCTCGTCCATCAGCAATTGCTCCAGGAGAGCGTCGTCATGATCGGCCAACTGCTCGAGCATCTGGGTCCGCGCCTTCTTTTCGTCTTCGGCGATTTCGCTCGGGATCTCGATCTGCGTCGAGGCCTTGCCGGGCTCATAATGGTAGGCTCGCTCAAGAGCGAGATCGATGAAGCCCGTGACCTTTTCGCCTTCGCGGATCGGGATCTGGCGGGCGATCAGGGGAGAAACGCTCATCGGCTGCAGGGCGGCAAGGAGATCCCGAATGCGGCCACGGGCCTGGTCAATCCGGTTGACGAAAATGAGGTGCGGGATTGCAAGCTCGTCGAGCAATCGAAGCGCGGGCGCGGCGAGCGCGGCTCGGGCAGGGTCGGGATCGACCACTACGATTGCGAGGTCGGCGACGGCAATCCCACGCAGGCCATCGGCCGCGAAGCCAACCGACCCAGGTGCGTCGATGATGGCAAACTTATCGCCGAGGTAATCGAAGTGAAGGAGATTGAGTTCAGTAGAGCCGCCCCGGCCGCGCGCCTCGGGACTGGAGTCCCCGACGCTTGATCCATTATCCGTCGAACCTTGGCGGTCGATTGCGCCGGAAGCGAACAGCAATGCTTCCGCGAGACTAGTCTTGCCCGCGCCGGCCGGTCCGACCAGCGCGATAACCCTCGTGCCTTTAGTAGGTCCGTCAGTTTGGGGCATGCGACTCTCCTTCGTCCGTCGTTAGGGGCGGGCGCGTGAGTCGCGTCGGAATGGCGCACTCACGCGCACTACCGAAACAATCAGCGTCGGACTCTTCCGGGCGAATTGCAAGAGCCGCCCGTCGCACCCCTGCAGCGTCCCGTCGGTGGAAACGAAATCGCCCATTCGCTCCGGTCAAAAATGGGGTTTTCCCCCATAGGCGGAGCAGGTTGCGCAGCCGTAACCTCGCCCGAAAGGAAGCATGGCTTCCTGGTTACGAGGCTTATGCACATGATTTCAAAGACGCGCTTGTTTGGCCGGCCGGTATTCCGCTCGGTGAATACCGCTCTCAGGATATTGGTGGGCTGCGGCATTATCGTCTGGGGAAGCTCTGCCAATGCGACCGAGAGCGGCACCAGCGTCTACTTGCTAGGCACCGGTGGGCCAGGCGCAGCGATCATGCCGCCACTCGAGGGTATTTTCGTCGACAATACATCCTACCTTTACGATGGCAGTGCGGGCGGGAGCCGCGATTTCATACTTGGCGGCAACGTCGCTTCGGGTCTCGAGGCCTCGGCATTCATCAATATCACGTCGGCACTGTGGGTCCCGTCTACCAGCTTTGCGGGTGGAACACTCGCTCTGGGGATGGCGGTCCCGGTAGGCGGGCCGTCTATCGACGCCTCCGCGGTTATTTCAGGTCCCCGAGGTAACCAAGTCGGAGTGTCTGCCGAGGACTCCACGTTCACGCTGGGAGATCCGCTCCTCCTTGCCGCGCTCGGCTGGAAGTCTGGAAAGTGGCATTTCCAGGCGAGTACGATGGTGAACATCCCCGTCGGCGACTATGATTATGGCGAACTGGCCAATATTTCATTCAATCGCTGGGCGAGCGATTTTTCCCTCGCGACAAGTTGGCATGATCCCGAGAGCGGCTGGGACATATCGGCCAAGGCCGGCGTCACCTTCAATGGCACCAACAAGAAAACGGATTACGACAGCGGAACGGAATTCCACCTGGAAGGCGCCATCGAGAAGACCCTGAGCCCGCATTTCTCACTCGGGGTCATTGGCTACCACTTCGAGCAGTTGAGCGGCGACAGCGGCGACGGCGCGGCCCTGGGATCATTCAGAGGCCGGGTGACTGCACTGGGCGGTACAGCCGCTACCCATTTCAAGGTCGGGCCAATCCCCATGGCACTACGGTTGAAGGTCCTTGAAGAATTCAATGTCAAGAACAGGATGAAGGGCACCGTCGGCCTGATCAGCCTGGCCTTCCCCATCAGCGTCAAGATGCCCCCGGGCAGAACCCCGCTGAGTAAAAGACAAGACAAGCGCGGCGGACAATGCAACGTGAGTTGGAACTCAAGCTCGACATAAACGCCCGCGACGCAGAGCGGCTGAAGCACGAGCCTCTGCTCGCTTGGGCTCCCGTTTCCCACAAACACGAATTGACGGTCTTTTTCGACACTCCGAAGCGCAAGCTCAAGAAGGCCGGCTTCATGTTCCGAATTCGGCATTCCGGGCGATCGTTCGTGCAGACGGTGAAGGCGAGCGGCACAGGCGCCGGATTGTTCGAGCGGTCCGAATGGGAATGGCGGGTGCACTCCATGGATCCGGACTTCACGGTCTTGGACCAAACGCCGCTGGGAAGCATCTTGACCGCCCGAACACGCGCCAGGCTCCAGCCCGTTGCGCGGATGCAGATCAATCGAACCACCTGGCTGCTGGACGACGGCGAATGCCTCATTGAAGTCACGGCGGACCAAGGATTTGTAGCCGTGGACGGCACGCAGGCACCCGTGTCGGAACTCGAGCTGGAGCTCAAGCTAGGATCGCCAAGAGTTCTGTTCCGTTTTGCCGACAAGCTCGCGCGCAGATTCGCGCTACGGCTCGGCGTTCTGAGCAAGGCTGATCGCGCTTTCGCCCTGGCTGATGACGAGCCCGTCAAGCCTGTCAAAGCCGGCAAGGTGAAGCTCCGTCCCGACATGTCCATCGCCGATGGCCTGTCGGAGATCGCATTGTCCTGTCTCAAGCAATTCCGATTGAACGAACCGTTGCTCGTTGAGCGGCGAGACGCTGAAGCGCTTCACCAGATGCGAGTGGCAATCCGCCGGCTGAGGTCGGCCCTCCATCTCTTCGCGAGCGTGATTAAGAACGACCGCGACTTCCGCCGGGTGGCAAAGGGAATGCGCAGTCTGGGCTTGCGGTTAGGCGAGGCGCGAAACCTGGACGTCTTCATCGACGGGTTGGGGGATGCCGCCGCTGACCTCGCCCCGCTTTGCCACATCCGCGACGAGCATTATGCGAGGATCATCTGTGGGCTGGATTCGCCGAAGATCCGGCGGCTGATGCTGCGCACGGTGCGCTGGGCGACGGTGGGCGGCTGGCGCGAAAAGAAAAAGGCCAGACTTCCTCTCGGTGACTTCATGCGCGACCGGATCGAAGACGCATGGGCGCTGGTCACCAGTTCGGGAGAAAGCCTGGTCACGCTAAGCGAAAAGGACCGCCACCGCGTGCGGATCCATGTGAAGAAACTCCGCTATGCGCTCGAATTCGCGGGAGGTTTGTTCAAAGGCGTGCCAGATCATCGACGACGCTTTTCTGTCGCGATCGAAGATTTGCAGGAGCAGTTAGGCTATCTCAACGACCTAAGGGTCGCGCGCCTCCTGGTCTGCGAATATTGCGACGACTGGGTCACCGAAAAGCTGCCCGACGCCCGCAAAGAAGCGGCGATACTCGCGAAGGCAGAGCGCTGTTTCAAGCGACTCCTGGAAATTGGGCCTTACTGGCGAGAGCCCGAACCTACGCCGCAGCCAGCAGTCGCTGTTCGCCGGCCAGCTTCAGCAGCGCCGCCTGCAGCTTCTCGAACGCGCGCACCTCGATCTGCCGGTGTCGCTCCCGCTCCCGGCTGACACCCTAGACCTGGCTGAGGTCCTCAAGCGTCTTTGGCTCCTCAGACGTTCTCCGCTCAAGGAGAATATGCTCCTCGCGGTGCTGGTGGACAGGCACCTGTCCAACACCACCAGAATTGCCGCCCACCATCATTCTTCCGAGCCGTTGCGTCCGATAAAGCGAGCCAAGGAAACCATGCGCTACAGCTCTACAGTATGATGGCCCGTGAAGAGCGAATTGGGATCATAGCGGCGCTTGGCTGCAACCAGACGCGGATAGTTCGACCCCCAGTAGGCACGCTGCCAATCTGACCCAAAGTAATCCGCTTCAGACACATATGTGCCCGCCTTGGGGTCCAGCATAATGATCGGCGACATGGCTTGTCGAACGCGGGCGGCCTCCGTTCTCCCGTTCGCAACGTCGGGTTCGAAACCAGCTATTCCAGGATAGGCGGGCGGTGCGTCCGCCGCGCAGATCAGCAGAGCGAATGCTGCCGCAACCTCGGGATTGGTCGCTGTCTCGAGAGTAGCGGCTAGTGCTTCAGCCGATCCC
The window above is part of the Sphingomonas sp. HDW15A genome. Proteins encoded here:
- a CDS encoding ELM1/GtrOC1 family putative glycosyltransferase, with the protein product MTDKVIWALTGDKTGDNNQLLALAELVGAPFEVKKLSYNLARAVPPRFLGTSLLSLTPEARRQLTPPWPDLVIAIGRRSVATARWLKKHHGSKLALIGHPRVDPRAFDLVITTRQYPVPRHDNVLLLPMPMSRLGRPHEPNAAESDLFNALPRPHLLLALGGPTKYWSLDKAATADAVDALLERARRHGGCVIAIGSRRTPPDVLDVVRERLSSPHRLIEDPAIRFASLMHDADEIFVTADSISMLSEAIQTGKPVGMIPIMLTDKGKRRLGATPGERRHRNRDLRHIWNYLRSQKLVGTVDEPRAGNWDDGAVLEAANAVRELIELERT
- a CDS encoding lipopolysaccharide biosynthesis protein; this encodes MRDWFQDRHLRSLLKNTSYLAVSKVVAGVGGLITLAFAGRSLGVAAFGILILVHSYAQAASGLTKFNSWQVVVRYGGPALREGNIPLFKRAVGFAVGLDLASGILTMAGAMLLLPFVAGVFGIPADIIPAAVAYCLLLPLMGAGAASGVLRVFDRFDLLGWQGTVTPNLRAMLAVIGWWQEWPFLAFLAIWFVSDLLGDLATWTMAWRELKRHDKLKGIRPSLDASEMDRGWQFAVSINLNSSLNTAWGPLARLLVGAVLSPAAAGLYRVASTIADAAQKPTDFLNKAFYPEVMRLDHREKAPWQLMARTMTLSALAGTAVLLIILFGGEWLLRVAFGQEFVGAYPVMVVLLGVPLLMTVTFPIPAMLHAVGKVNAPLYANMTGAFTYVALIFPLAERYGLVGAGAAFLAGRIAMMLAMAMALRRELKRIRAKA
- a CDS encoding elongation factor G codes for the protein MPQTDGPTKGTRVIALVGPAGAGKTSLAEALLFASGAIDRQGSTDNGSSVGDSSPEARGRGGSTELNLLHFDYLGDKFAIIDAPGSVGFAADGLRGIAVADLAIVVVDPDPARAALAAPALRLLDELAIPHLIFVNRIDQARGRIRDLLAALQPMSVSPLIARQIPIREGEKVTGFIDLALERAYHYEPGKASTQIEIPSEIAEDEKKARTQMLEQLADHDDALLEQLLMDEVPAQSTIVADLARETSENLGVPVLFGSAASSWGVRRLLKALRHETPTPAQTAERLSVTAPSAYVFKVSHGGSVGRLALARTLGGSIREGADVKANGSDSARLGALFSVQGEKTTKVGEARNGDIVAIAKVDDVKAGQWLCTGGCPPMIDLPPVARNASLAIEPSDRKDDVRLAGALARLTEEDEALTVEHDEASHELRLRGVNDEHLNMVIAKLKRRYGVAVSSRAPTIGYRESIRKPVRQHGRHKKQSGGHGQFGDVIIEIRPLGRGEGFKFEEKIHGGAIPRQYIPAVEQGVKDAMAKGPLGFPVVDVAVTLVDGSYHSVDSSELAFRTAGRIAMSEALAAATPHLLEPVHKISVVSPSNSSSKVSSTVASRRGQMLGMGPRDGWPGWDRVDALIPEAELNGLEAEFRSLSQGLATYEANYDHLAELNGTLADKVVQKVSEPA
- a CDS encoding transporter, whose product is MISKTRLFGRPVFRSVNTALRILVGCGIIVWGSSANATESGTSVYLLGTGGPGAAIMPPLEGIFVDNTSYLYDGSAGGSRDFILGGNVASGLEASAFINITSALWVPSTSFAGGTLALGMAVPVGGPSIDASAVISGPRGNQVGVSAEDSTFTLGDPLLLAALGWKSGKWHFQASTMVNIPVGDYDYGELANISFNRWASDFSLATSWHDPESGWDISAKAGVTFNGTNKKTDYDSGTEFHLEGAIEKTLSPHFSLGVIGYHFEQLSGDSGDGAALGSFRGRVTALGGTAATHFKVGPIPMALRLKVLEEFNVKNRMKGTVGLISLAFPISVKMPPGRTPLSKRQDKRGGQCNVSWNSSST